The sequence below is a genomic window from Mycobacterium heidelbergense.
GGTGCTGCTCGGCGTCGCGGCCGCGCTGGCGATCATGGTGCCTTCGCAGGGCTCCGCGCCTGGCGTCCGGGCGCGCACCGTCACCGATCGGGCCGGCCGCACCGCCGAGGTGTCGCTGGTCTCCGGCCCGCAGGGGCGCGCGCTGGCCCTCACCCCCGAGGGCGGCGCGAACGCCCGCAGCATCCCGCTCGCCGCGGCCGGCGACCAAACCCTGGACGGCGTGTGGGTGCGCGCGTGGCAGGCCACGGCGGCCGCGGCCGGCGACGGCCCAGCGACGGTCACGCTGGGGGAGTTGCTCGACATGTCGGGGGGCCGGCTGCCGGTGGGCGTCTCCGCCGCCCGCACCCCCGGCCCGTTCCACGCGCGGTGGGCGGCCACCACCGTGTACACGGTGCTCGCCCGGGGCGATGTCGTGGTGAGCGCCCAGGCGACCAGCAATCGCACCGCCGTCCTGACCGGCGGCGGGCTGGCCGGGCCCAAGACCGTGAGCGTCGGGGCCCTGCCCACGGACTGGTCCACGGCCGGCGCCGAAGACCAGTCGACCGCGGCGGAGATCGCCGCCGGCGAGCGGAATCGCGCGGAGGGGCGGCTGTGGAACGCTTGGCTTCCGTTGGTACTGGCCGGGTTTGCGTTGGCGTGCGTTCTTGGCGCGATAACCTCGGCGCGCGGCGACCGCGCGCGGGCCGAACCGGAAAGGAAAGCGATTGACCGTGACTCGTATCGCCCGGGCAAGGTGCCGGTCCCGTGAATGCTGGCCGGCCGCGGCGGCTTTGGTCGCGGTCGCGGCATTGTCCGTGACGGCATGCGGCCACTCGGCGTCCCCGAAATCCGGGCAACCCGGCGGCACCAACGCCGTCAAGGCGACCGTCAACGTCACCATGGCCAACAGCGGCGGCAAGGATGGCTGCGCGCTGGACACCACCAGCGTGCCGGCCGGGCCGGTGACGTTCACCGTGGCCAACACGAGCGCGCCGGGCATCACGGAGATGGAGTTGCTCAGGGACCAGCGGATCGTCGGCGAGAAGGAGAACCTCGCGCCCGGCCTGGACCCCGTGTCCTTCACCGTCACCTTGGACGGCGGCTCCTATCAGTTGTATTGCCCCGGCGCGAGCACCGAATACCAGACTCTGACGGTGACGGGCCGAGCGCCGGCGGGGCCGACGGGTTCGGTCGCGAGCGTCCTCAGCCAGGGCACCAAGGACTACGCGGCGTACATCGTCAACCAGATCGGTCAGCTCGATGCGGGCGTGAAGGCGCTTGATTCCGCCGTGCAGTCCGGGAACCTCGACGCCGCGAAGACGGCCTACGCCAAGGCGCGGCTGTTCTGGGAGCGATCCGAGGCCAGCGTGGAGGGCTTTGTCCTCCCGGGTTTCGCGGTCGGCGACAACGCCGGCAACCTCGACTACCTGATCGACATGCGCGCGTCCACCCCGGTCGACGCCAAGGTCGGGTGGAAGGGCTTCCACGCCATCGAACGCGACCTGTGGCAGGGCGGCGCGATCACCCCCGCCACCAAGGCGTTGAGCACCGAATTGGTCGGCAACGTAGGCAAATTGAACGGTATCGTCGCCACCCTGCAATACAAGCCCGAGGATCTGGCCAACGGCGGCAGCGATCTGATCGAGGAGGTGCAGAACACCAAGATCACCGGTGAGGAGGAGGCCTTCAGCCACATCGACCTGGTCGATTTCTCGGGCAACGTCGAAGGCGCTCAACAGGCCTACGCGTCGCTGCGGCCGGGGCTGGAGAAGATCGACGGCAACCTCGTCAACCAGATCGACCGGCAATTCCAAGCCGTCCTTAGCGTCCTGGACGGCTACCGCGACCCGACGGCGCTGGGCGGCTACCGGACGTACACGCCCGCGTTGCGGGCCAGCGACGCACCGAAACTGACCGCCGTCATCCAGCCGCTCCATCAAAGCCTGTCCACGGTCGCCCAAAAAGTCGTCTCGGCCAACTGATCATGGCGGACGGCGACACGACGGAATCGGTTGAGGCGGCGGCGGTTTCGCGGCGCCACGTGCTGGGCGGCGCCATGCTGGCCGGCCTGGGCGGCGCCGCGGTCGGCGCCGCCGGCGGCGGGTTCGCCGGCTACGCGATGGCGGCCGCACACCACACCGGCGATGACGACACCGTCGACCTGCGCCGCGGCTACCCCTTCTACGATCAGCTCCATCAAGGCGGAATCGCCACGCCCCCACAGCGTTACGCCATGTTCATGTCCTTCTCGCTGGCCGCCGGCGCCGGCCGCACCGAGCTGCGAACCCTGCTGGCGCGCTGGTCGGCCGCGGCCGCGATCCTGCAGCAGGGCAAGCCCGTCGGCACCGTGCAGCCGCAGGTCGAGGTGCAGCCCCCCGCCGATACCGGGGAGGCCTACGGGCTGAGCCCCGCCAGCCTCACCGTCACCATCGGGTTGGGGCCGTCGCTGTTCGGCGACCGTTTCGGGCTCGCCGCGCGGCGCCCGGCCGCGTTCACCGACCTGCCCCCGCTCAACGGGGACAACCTGGATCCCCGCCTGCGCGGTGGCGACCTGTCCGTGCAAGCCTGCGCCGACGACCCCCAGGTCTGCTACCACGCGGTGCGCAACCTGGCCCGCCTCGGCCGCAACATCGTGTCACCGTTCTGGGCGGTGCTGGGGTTCGGACGGGCCTCGGCCGGCCCCGGCCAGCACACCCCACGAAACCTCTTGGGATTCAAGGACGGTACCCGCAACATCGCCACCGACGCGGAGTACGCCCGATTCGTCTGGGTCGATGACAGCGACCAGCCGTGGATGAACGGCGGGACCTACCAAGTCGTCCGCAAGATCCGGATGCTGCTGGAGACCTGGGATGTCGATCGGATCGGCAATCAGCAGAGGATCTTTGGCCGCACCAAAGAGGAAGGGGCGCCGCTGAGCGGCAAGGCCGAATTCGACACGCCGGATTTCACCGCCAAAGGCGCCGACGGCAACCCGCTCATCGATCCGTTGTCCCACGTCGGCCTGGCCGCCCGGGAGAACAACGACGGCGTCATGATCCGCCGGCGTTCCTACAACTACACCGACGGCCTCGACGCCAACGGCCAACTCAACGCCGGCCTGCTGTTCATCTCGTATCAAAAAGATCCGCAAGATTTTATTCGTTTGCAGAACCGACTGGGCGCCCACGACCTCCTGAACGAATACATCCGTCACATCGGGTCAGCAATCTTCGCGGTACCGCCGGCACCCGCGGAAGGCCACTACGTCGGGCAAATCCTGTTCGGCTGAGCAAATCTCGTTCCGCCGCGGCGATCGGCGCGCGGCGCGGCATTTCGGGCGTGTGACGGTGGGCGTCGTCCCGGTACGTCAAGCCGGCGGACCGTCACGCTCCGGCGTCCGCCGAGCACTAACCCCGTGAAGACCAAGATCAGTGGGAAACGGAGGAAGTTCATGACCGACGCGCTCGTCATCGATGCCGAAGGGCTCGACCGGCTGTCCTGTCACGCCAAGGCCAACCCCGGCACCGGCAAGAAGACGCTGAAAGCCAAGACGGTCTGCGAGGCGGGATTCCGCAACATGACCTACGTGCGCGACCTCGCGCCGATGCTGGTCGGCGAGCCGCCCGCGCTTCTGGGCGACGACTCGGCGCCCAACCCCTCGGAAACCGCCCTGGCCGCCCTGGGGTCGTGCATCTCGGTGGGGCTGTTGGCCAACGCGACGCACCGCGGCGTGACCCTCACCAAGATCGAGGTCGAGATGGAGGGCGACATCGACATCTCCGCGGTATGGGGAGTGGGGGACACCCCCGAGGGCAAGCGGCTCGGCTTCAGCGCGGTCCGCTGCGCGGTAACCCTGGCCGGCGATGCCGACGACGCGACCCTCAAGGAGATCCACGACAACGCGATCGCGTGGTCGCCCGTCGTGAACACGTTCCGGCGCCCGGCGACCGTCGACTCGACCCTCCGCACCTAGGCGGCGGACCCAGGAGGTATCGACATGACGGCAACCATGGACCCCGCGGCCGTCCGGCTGGATCCCGAACTGCTGGAAGACATTCGGGCCCACGCCGCGGCGTTGGACCGCGGCGAGCACGACTCCCGCCGCAGCTTCACGGCGCTCGGTGCCGCCGGCCTGCTCGGGATCGGCGCGCCGGGCAACGCCGACGGCAGGCTGCCCGGCATGGCCGACGTGATCCGGGTGATCTCGGGGGAGTGCATGAGCACCGGCTTCTCGTTGTGGGCCCACCGGATGACGGTGGAGTACCTGCTTACCGCCGCAACGCCTTTCAGCACGGCCGCGGTCGGGCCGCTCCTTGCCGGGGCCGCGCCGGGCGTCACCGGCATGGCCTCGGCGTTCAAGGAGGCCGCCGGCTGCGGGAGCCTGGAATTGACGGCCACACCCGTCGCGGACGGTTATGCGGTGTCCGGCCCCATCAGGTGGGCCAGCAACCTCTACGCCGACTCGACGATGGTCACCGCGGTGCGCACCGACGCCGGCGAGAAACTGATCGTGGCGCTGCCGTTGACGACGCCGGGCGTGGTGGTGGGCGATCACTTCGACCTGTTGGCGATGGGCAGCACCGCCTCGTCGTACCTGAACCTGCAAGGCGCCCACGTCGCCGCGGACCAGGTGTTGTCGCGCGACTTCGAGGGATTTCTGCGGGCGGTGCGCCCGACCTTCCTTGTCCTGCAGTCGGCGATGTGCCTGGGGCTGACGAGAACCACCATGGAGCAGAGCCGGGTCGGGCTGACCGGGGTCAACTCGGTCTTCGCCGCCGAGGTGGACGCGGTCGCGGAAGGGCTCGTCTCGGCGGAGGCGACGCTGGCCCGGTTGGCCGCCGCGGTCGGCGGGCCGACGCCCCCGGCGAAGAAGGAGTTGCTGTCGCTGCGGCTCGCGGCCGCTCAACTCTGCAGCGCGAGCGCCGATTTGGAGATCCGCACCGCCGGCGGCAAGGGCTATGCGAGCCGGACCTCGGCGAGCCGGCGTTACCGGGAGGCGGCGTTCATCCCGGTGCAGTCGCCGTCGGAGGCGCAACTGCGCTGGGAATTGTCCAGATGCGCCTGAGCGTGGGTCCATGGTGACTCCCGTGGCGGTGCCGCCCGAGCGCACTCAACCCGAACGCCTGGTCGGCGGAATTCCGCTGGCCACCTTGGTGCGAGACTTCCACCGGCCGATGCTGAATTTCGCTCGCACCATGGTGAATTCGGCGGCGGTGGCCGAGGACGCGGTGCAGGAGGCCTGGGTGCAGGTCCTGCAGTCGGCGGATTCGTTCGAGGGGCGTTCCTCGGTGAGCACCTGGTTGTTCGGGATCGTCAAGCACACGGCTTCGCGGCACCGGCGCCGCGAGTCGCGGATCCGCGACCACGAGGTGCTCGTGGCCACGGACGCCGACGCCGCCGACCCGTTGTCGGGTCGCATGCATCCCGCGGGGCATCCCGACGCCGGGCACTGGAGTGTCCCGCCGTCGCGGCGGTTTCTGCCGGAGGACCAGACCGTGGCGAGCGAGCTCGTCGGGTTCGTGCGGGCGGCGCTGGACGCGCTGCCGGCGCGGCAACGACAGCTGATCATCCTGCGCGACCTGGTCGGCGCGTGCGCCGAAGAGGCGGCCGAGATCCTCGAGCTGTCCGCCCAGGCGCAGCGCGCCCTGCTGTACCGCGCCCGCGGAAATCTCCGAAACGAATTGGAAAAGCGGTATCGCCGATGACCGTCCACGACAACACAGTTCCCGCTATCGACTGCGCCGACTTCGTTCGGTTGGTCGACGAACTCGTCGATTCCGACCCGCAGCGGTGGGGGCCGATCGTCGCCAAGCACCTCGAGGACTGCCCGCCCTGCCTGGTCTACCTGCAACAAATGCTCGACCTCAAGATCCTGCTCCACCACGTCTTCGACGGGGAGAAGCTCAGCGACGAACACGTCGCCGGGGTCATCAACGCGATCAACGACATCAAGAGCGGCCAACGCGACTGAACGCTTCGGTGACCGGCCGATGATGGCGCGGTCACCCGTGATCGTCGCCCGGCCGTCGTCGGTGACCGACTGAAGCGCGCACCGGCCGCCAAGGGCGGTCAGCGATTTCGGGTGTCGGTCGACCACAGGGTCGCGCAGTCCGGGCATTGCAGGTTGACGCGCGTCGCCTGATTGCTCAGCAGGTACTGCCAATGCTCTCCGCAGTTGCGATCGCTGCGGCACTCCACGCACGCGGTGCGGCCCCAGTCGCAGTTCGGGCAGGGCAGCCACGCGCGCCGGGAGGGATCGGCGTGGGGATCGATCGGCAACGTCACCGCCACGGTAGGCCTTTCTGTCGAGAAAGTTAGGTTAGCCTACCCATGTATGGTCGTGTCAAACGGGTGGTCGCACCGCCGATCGTGCGCCGACCTTCGTGCCGCGAAGCGCGACCAGCACCGCCCCCGCGGCGAAGATCAGCGCGGTCACCCACCCGAAATGGCCGTCCGGAGCGAAGCCGTCGGCGGCGAGGAACGACAGGCCGTAGGCCGCCATCGCCGCGCCGGCCAGCATGACGGGCTCGGTCCAGCGATCCGTGAGCGGTACGCCGAGCATCGGAAGGGGCGCCGCGAAAACGCGCCGTCCCCACCACAGCAGCACCATCTCGATCGCCGCCGCGACGCCAAGGACCACCACCCATTCCAGCCGGGCCAGCCACCACTGGCCCGTACCCTCGGCCGGTTGCGGCAACAGCCCGGCCGGATAGCCCACGATCGCCACGATCACGACGGGAATCATGTGCCACAGGTAAAGGGCCATCACGTTGTTGTTCCCGATCGCCAGCATCCGCTTGACCAGCCCGCCGCGCAGCGCGCGGTTCAGCGCGGGCGCCAGCGCCATCGCCACTCCGGCCTGCGCGCATCCGAAGGCCAGCAGAGCCGCGGTGGGCGGCGTCGTGTTGTCGATCGTCTGCCCGGGAACGCCGATCATACTGACCGGGTAGGGGCCCAGCCCGATCGACAGCGCCAGCGCGATCGCCGAGCCGGCCGCGAGCAGCACGGCCCTGCGGCCCGCCAATAGCCCACCATGCCAAGCGATTCCGAGCTGATAGAAGGCTCCCCAGCACAGCACATAGTTCAGCCTCCCGAGGTAATGCGCGTGGCCGCCGACAGAGAGGACGTCCACCGCCACGACCGCCACCGCCAGCGCCGCCGGCACCCGCAAGCCCCAACGGCGATGTGCCGCAACCGCAATCGGCGTCAGCGACACAACCACCAGGTACACGGCCAAAAACCACAGGTGCATCGCCACCGCCCAACCGGCGTACTCCAGCGTTGAACCGGCCACGTGGCCCGCGCCGAGCAGCAGCACCACCACCGACACTAGCGCGACGTACACCGCCGTCGGGCCCAGCACCCGGGCCAGCCGACGCCTCAGCCAGGTCTGCCGCGACACCCCCTCGGTCTCGCGCCGATGCCTCCACGACACCGCGCCGGCATAGCCGGCCACGAAAAAGAACGTCGGGACCGCCTGGAACGGCCACGTCAGCCACTGGGTCCAGGGCATGTCGACGAGCGGGTTCTGCCGGCCGAAAGATCCGTCGTGATAGGTGACCGACCCGGCCAACCAGTGCCCCAGCACGATGAGGACCACGCCGGAGACGCGATAGAAGTCCGCCGCCATATTGCGGACCGGTCGCGCGGCGTCGTGCACTCGCGTTACGGTACCCGCCCCGCGGCTCGAAGTCGTTTGGCGCACAATGGCCCCATGAAACGGGCTCATCTCGCCGACCTCGACGTTGGGCGCCTCGGCCTGGGCGCGATGGGCATGTCCGTCGCCTACGCCGGCGCCGGCACCGACGACGCCGAATCCATCCGCACGATTCACCGCGCGATCGACCTCGGCGTCACGCTGATCGACACCGCCGAGGTTTACGGCCCCTACGTCAACGAAGAACTCGTCGCACGCGCGCTGCAGGGCCGGCGGGACCGGGTGGCGCTGGCCACCAAGTTCGGCCTGATCTCCCACACCGGCCGGGACGGCCTCGACAGCAGCCCAGCCAACATCCGCATCGCCGTGGACGGGTCCCTGCGAAGGCTCGCGACCGACCACATTGACCTCTACTACCAACACCGCCTCGACCGCGGGACCCCGATCGAAGACACGGTCGGAACGCTGGCCGAGTTGGTCGCCGCGGGCAAGGTCCGGCACATCGGCCTTTCCGAAGTCGGCGTGAACACCATCCGCCGCGCCCACGCCGTGCACCCCATCACCGCCGTGCAATCCGAATACTCGCTGTGGACCCGCGACCCCGAAGACGGGGTGCTGGACGTCCTGCGTGAACTCGGCATCGGGTTCGTCGCCTATTCGCCACTGGGCCGCGGCTTCCTCGCCGGCGCGATCCGCTCCACCGGGGAGCTTCCCGACAGCGACTACCGCAAGACCAACCCCCGCTTCTTCGACGAGAACTTCCAGCACAATCTCGACAGCGCGGACGAGCTGCGCGACATCGCCGCCGACGTCGGCGCCACCCCGGCCCAGGTGGCGTTGGCCTGGCTGCTGGCGAAAGGCCCTGACATCGTGCCCATTCCGGGAACCAAGCGGGTCGCCAGCCTCGAGGAAAACGTCGCGGCCGACACCGTCGAGCTGACCCCCGCCCAGCTGGCGAGACTCGATCAACTCACCCCACCCGTCGGGGGTCACCACGCCGAGGCGCAAATGGGATGGATCGACCGCTGAGGCGGTGGATATGACCAACGCAACGATCGATCAGGTGCGGCGGCGCAAATCCGGTGAGGGAGGCCAACATTGAGCGACCGACTTCGTGACATCCGGCAGCTGGCCGGTGACACCGACGCCTACCGTGACGAGCTGTTCCGGCGCTGGACCGGCCTGCTCAGCTACCGCTACATCGGCCGCAACCACTCGTCCATGAATCTCGGTGAGGCCGACGACACCGTCACCGTCCGCCGCGACATGCGCAACGAGAGCGACGGAATCATGGTGGCGCCGTTGGCCATCGCGTCACCGGAAGGGTGTCAGACCGACATGGTCGCGGTGCCCAACCCGGTCATCGCATCGGTACAGATCCTCGACCCCGGCTACGACGTGACAAGGATCGCGATCGTCGACTCCGGCATCGTGCACCAAGGGCGCACCATGGGCTACGGGCGGTGCAAGATCGTCGACGCCGACAACCCCGACCGGGTGATCGCCTTCAACGAGGGGCAGGGCGCGATCATCGGGGTCCCGCCGGAAGGCCTGGACAGGATGGACGTTTCGGGCACCGAGCTGGTGATTGAGGACTCCCCGGATCTGCCGCCGCTGTGGAAAGCCTTCGGTGCCGGCAGGCGCGGAGACGGTCACTGGGTGCTGCCCGCGCTCAGCGCCGAGCTCGCCTCGCCGGACGCCGCCCTGCACATCGGGCCTCAACACGTCCTCCTCGAGACCGCGGCGACCGAGTTGGCCGCCGGCGTCGCCGGAACCGGGCGGGTGCAGGTGATCAGCTGGCACGTCATGTTCATGTCACGCGGCAAGGTGGGGCCCTTCCGGGTGGAGGGCACCGCCCACGCCGGCGGACCCGGACGCGTCGGCGTGCGGATGCTGCTGCACGACGAGGGCAACGGCGACAAGGCCATCACGTCCGCCGCGGCGGTCTTCGACGTCGTGGGCTGATCAGCACTCTGGTCATACATTCGTGTGCGTATGTATGGTGCTAAAAACCCCCACACGAAGGAGAAGCGCAGTGGCAGAGCGGTTGGCGGGAAGGGTCGCGCTCGTCAGTGGCGGCGCGCGGGGGATGGGCGCATCCCACGTACGGACGCTGGTGGCCGAGGGCGCCAAGGTGGTGTTCGGGGACATCCTCGATGACGAGGCCAAGGCGGTGGCGGCCGAGCTCGGGGACGCCGTTCGCTACGTGCATCTCGACGTCACCAAGCCCGAGCAATGGGAATCCGCGGTGGCCACCGCCATCGGCGAGTTCGGCGGCGTCGACGTGCTGGTGAACAACGCCGGCATCCTCAACATCGGCACCCTGGAGGACTACGAGCTCTCCGAGTGGCAGCGGATCCTCGACGTCAACCTGACGGGCGTATTCCTCGGCATCCGCGCCGTGGTGAAACCCATGAAGGCGGCGGGGCGGGGATCGATCATCAACATCTCGTCCATCGAGGGGATGGCCGGCACCATCGCTTGCCACGGTTACACCGCAAGCAAATTCGCTGTCCGCGGGTTGACGAAGTCGGCGGCCCTGGAGCTGGGGCCCAGCGGAATCCGAGTGAACTCGATTCATCCCGGGCTCATCAAGACGCCGATGACGCAGTGGGTTCCCGAGGATATCTTCCAGACGGCGTTGGGCCGGGCCGCCGACCCCAGGGAGGTGTCCAACCTCGTGGTCTACCTGGCCAGCGACGAGTCCAGCTATTCGACGGGCTCGGAGTTCGTCGTGGATGGCGGCACCACCGCGGGCCTGGGGCACAAGGATTTCTCCGCGGTCGACGCGGATCAGCAGCCGGAGTGGGTCACCTAGCGGCGGTGACGGATTCGGGCTCCGTGGCCGGCGTCGGCCAGGGCGAGGGGACCGGCCGCTGCCGGACTCGCTGCGGCCACCAGAACCACTTGCCCAGCAGCGCGGCGATGGACGGCGTCATCAGGGACCGGACGACCAGCGTGTCGAATAGCAGGCCGAGGCCGATGGTGGTGCCGACCTGGCCGATGACGGTCAGCTCACTGACCGCCATCGTCATCATCGTGAAGGCGAACACCAGCCCCGCCGAGGTGACCACCGATCCGGTGCCGCCCATCGCGCGGATGATGCCGGTGTTCAGGCCGGCGTGGATCTCCTCCTTGAATCGGGACACCAGCAGCAGGTTGTAGTCGGCGCCGACGGCCAGCAGGATGATGACCGACATCGCCAGCACCATCCAGTGCAGTTCGATGCCGATCAGGTGCTGCCAGATGAGCACCGAGAGCCCGAACGACGCCCCCAGCGAGATCAAGACGGTGCCCACGATGACCGCCGAGGCCACGACACTTCGCGTGATGATCAGCATGATGATGAAAATCAAGCACAGCGAAGCGATTCCGGCGATCAGCAGGTCGTAGTTGCTACCGTCCCGCATGTCCTTGAAGGTCGCCGCGGTGCCGCCGAGATAGATCTTGGAGCCCTCCAGGGGCGTGCCCTTGAGCGCCTCGTAGGTGGCCTTCTTGATCGCGTCGATGTGCGAAATGCCTTCCGCTGTCATCGGATCGCCGTCGTGGCTGATGATGAAGCGCACCGCGTGGCCGTCGGGCGGCAGGAAATTCTTCATGCCCCGCTTGAACTCGGGGTTGTTGAAGGTCTCCGGAGGCAGGTAGAACGAGTCGTCGTTCTTGGACGCGTCGAACGCCTTGCCCATGGCGGTCGAGTTCTGCTGCGCCGCCGTCTGCTGATCCAGCAGGCCCTTCTGGGTCGCATACATCGTCAGCATCGTCGTTTTCATGGTCTTCATGTTTTGGATCATGTCGGGCATCAGCGCCGTCAGCTGAGGCATCAGCGTGTCGAGGTGATCCATGACGGGCAGCAGGCTCTGGATGTCATCGGTCATCGTGTCGATGCCGTCGAGGGTGTCGAAGACCGACCGAAGCGACCAGCACACCGGGATGTCGAAGCAGTGCTTCTCCCAGTAGAAGTAGCTGCGGATGGGCCGGAAGAAATCGTCGAAATCGGAGATGTGGTCCCGCAATTCGGCGACGTCGATGGTCATGTCGTGCATCTTTTTAACCATGACGTGCATGGTGTCGGACATCTGCTGGGTCAGGCTCTGCATCTTGACCATGCTGTCGATGGTCGTCTGCATCTCGTCGGCCTGCTTGAGCATGTCGGCCATCTGATCTTCCTGGTACTTCTGGTTCATCTGCTGGGTGACGCCCTGCATGCTGATCTGGAACGGGATCGAGGTGTGCTCGATCGGCGTGCCCTGCGGTCGGGTGATGGCCTGCACGCGAGAGATTCCGGGCACCCGGAAGATTGCCTTGGCGATCTTGTCGATGACCAGGAAGTCGGCGGAATTGCGGAGATCGTGGTCGCTTTCGACCATCAGCAGCTCGGGGTTCATCCGCGCCTTCGAGAAGTGCCGATCCGCGGCCGCGTAGCCGGCGTTCGCCGGTAGATCGGCGGGCAGGTATTTGCGGTCGTTGTAGTTGGTCCGGTATCCGGGCAGGGTCAGCAGGCCGACGAGCGCCACCGCGATGGTCACGATCAGGACCGGACCGGGCCACCGGACGACGACGGCGCCGACCTTGCGCCAGCCGCGAATGCGCTGCGCCCGCCTGGGCTCGAGTATGTTGCGAAAGCG
It includes:
- a CDS encoding MMPL/RND family transporter: MSALIDAGTDTTPIAKHAVRPALPRFIRTFAVPIIIAWIAIIAILNVIVPQLDVVGQMRSVSMSPDDAQSVIATKHVGEVFGEYKSNSSVMIVLEGQNPLGSDAHAYYDRIVKKLDADTKHVEHVQDLWSDPLTGAGAQSNDGKAAYVQVYLAGNQGEALANESVEAVQNIVKSMPPPNGVKAYVTGPAALTADQHIAGDRSLQVITTVTFVVIIAMLLLVYRSIVTVLLTLVMVVLELSAARGMVAFLGYHNIIGLSTFATNLLVTLAIAAATDYAIFLIGRYQEARAVGESREDAYYTMFGGTAHVVLGSGMTIAGATFCLHFTNLPYFQTLGIPLAIGMVVVVAAALTLGPAVISVASRFRNILEPRRAQRIRGWRKVGAVVVRWPGPVLIVTIAVALVGLLTLPGYRTNYNDRKYLPADLPANAGYAAADRHFSKARMNPELLMVESDHDLRNSADFLVIDKIAKAIFRVPGISRVQAITRPQGTPIEHTSIPFQISMQGVTQQMNQKYQEDQMADMLKQADEMQTTIDSMVKMQSLTQQMSDTMHVMVKKMHDMTIDVAELRDHISDFDDFFRPIRSYFYWEKHCFDIPVCWSLRSVFDTLDGIDTMTDDIQSLLPVMDHLDTLMPQLTALMPDMIQNMKTMKTTMLTMYATQKGLLDQQTAAQQNSTAMGKAFDASKNDDSFYLPPETFNNPEFKRGMKNFLPPDGHAVRFIISHDGDPMTAEGISHIDAIKKATYEALKGTPLEGSKIYLGGTAATFKDMRDGSNYDLLIAGIASLCLIFIIMLIITRSVVASAVIVGTVLISLGASFGLSVLIWQHLIGIELHWMVLAMSVIILLAVGADYNLLLVSRFKEEIHAGLNTGIIRAMGGTGSVVTSAGLVFAFTMMTMAVSELTVIGQVGTTIGLGLLFDTLVVRSLMTPSIAALLGKWFWWPQRVRQRPVPSPWPTPATEPESVTAAR